In one window of Dokdonia sp. PRO95 DNA:
- a CDS encoding aminopeptidase P family protein, protein MKYDLIDNTLFIKNRKNFMAQMKPKSLAVFNSNDTYPVSADSTLPFEQHRDIFYLSGVDQEESILVLFPDCPKEQYREILFLTETNDHIAVWEGEKLTKEKALATSGVKTVFWLQDLEKVFAELMTYADTVYVNTNEHYRQSVALETREDRFTKWWKAKYPAHSVAKSNPILQRLRSVKDPIELDLMQKACDITNKGFRRVLGFVKPGVWEYEIEAEYMHEFLRNRSKKFAYTPIIASGNNANVLHYIENNNQCKDGELILMDVGAEYANYSSDMTRTIPVNGRFTDRQKDVYNAVLRVKDEATKMLVPGTMWEQYHVEVGKLMTSELLGLGLLEKADVQNENPDWPAYKTYFMHGTSHHIGLDTHDYGLLHEPMQANNVFTVEPGIYIPKEGFGIRLEDDLVIQENGAPVNLMGDIPITVEEIEDLMNK, encoded by the coding sequence ATGAAATACGACTTAATAGACAACACCCTTTTTATAAAAAACCGCAAGAACTTTATGGCTCAAATGAAGCCTAAAAGTCTAGCTGTTTTTAATAGTAATGACACTTACCCAGTAAGCGCAGACTCAACGCTTCCTTTTGAGCAGCACCGTGATATTTTTTATTTAAGCGGCGTTGATCAAGAAGAGTCTATTCTTGTTTTATTTCCAGACTGTCCTAAAGAGCAATATCGCGAGATTCTTTTCTTAACAGAGACTAATGATCACATCGCAGTTTGGGAAGGAGAAAAACTTACAAAGGAAAAAGCACTAGCAACTTCTGGAGTTAAGACAGTTTTCTGGCTTCAAGACTTAGAAAAAGTTTTTGCAGAGCTTATGACGTATGCAGATACTGTATATGTAAACACTAATGAACACTATCGCCAGTCTGTAGCACTTGAGACAAGAGAAGATCGTTTTACAAAATGGTGGAAAGCAAAATACCCAGCACATAGTGTTGCCAAAAGCAACCCAATCTTACAGCGCTTACGTTCTGTAAAAGATCCTATCGAGCTAGATCTAATGCAGAAGGCTTGTGATATTACTAACAAAGGTTTTCGTCGCGTGCTTGGGTTTGTAAAACCTGGAGTTTGGGAGTATGAGATTGAAGCAGAGTACATGCATGAATTCTTACGCAATCGCTCTAAGAAGTTTGCGTACACACCAATAATAGCTTCTGGTAATAATGCAAACGTGCTTCACTACATTGAAAATAACAATCAATGTAAAGATGGAGAACTTATCTTAATGGATGTAGGTGCAGAGTATGCAAACTACTCGAGTGACATGACAAGAACAATCCCTGTAAACGGAAGGTTTACTGATAGACAAAAAGATGTTTATAATGCAGTGCTACGCGTAAAAGATGAGGCTACAAAAATGCTTGTACCTGGTACTATGTGGGAACAATATCACGTAGAGGTGGGCAAACTAATGACTTCAGAGTTATTGGGTCTAGGCTTACTAGAGAAAGCAGATGTACAGAATGAAAATCCAGACTGGCCGGCTTATAAGACGTATTTTATGCACGGTACTTCTCACCATATTGGTCTTGATACTCATGATTATGGATTGCTACACGAACCTATGCAAGCAAACAATGTGTTTACTGTAGAGCCTGGAATATACATTCCTAAGGAAGGTTTTGGAATACGTCTAGAGGATGATCTAGTCATCCAAGAAAATGGAGCTCCCGTAAATCTTATGGGTGACATTCCTATCACAGTTGAGGAGATTGAAGATCTTATGAATAAGTAA
- a CDS encoding alpha/beta hydrolase, with product MTINHKGASIFYTDQGTGTPVILLHGFLENHQMWDQFLSVLCNQYRVICIDLLGHGFSESVGYVHSMEEMAGAVAAVTNQLGLKDIAIIGHSMGGYVGLAFAKAYPEFVSKLCLLNSTPEADDDTRKKLRSRANVMAKKQYEQLVRMSFINLFDKKATSAHKVEINEALEQALNTPVQGYIAANSGMKDRQDSSEFWKTTSITTGMILGKSDMLIDAHLQEQRYKRSTNFFSIIESGHMSHITNTTATLDTMLHFLSS from the coding sequence ATGACTATTAACCACAAAGGTGCTTCCATATTTTATACAGATCAAGGAACAGGAACACCTGTAATTTTACTTCACGGATTCTTAGAAAACCACCAGATGTGGGACCAATTCCTTAGCGTTTTGTGCAATCAATACCGCGTTATATGCATAGATTTATTAGGTCACGGATTTTCGGAGTCTGTGGGTTATGTGCATAGCATGGAGGAAATGGCTGGTGCAGTTGCAGCAGTAACAAATCAGTTAGGGCTTAAGGATATTGCAATAATAGGGCACTCTATGGGAGGTTATGTAGGTCTCGCTTTCGCGAAAGCGTATCCAGAATTTGTATCAAAATTATGTCTTCTTAACTCCACTCCAGAAGCAGACGACGATACTCGCAAAAAATTGAGATCACGTGCAAATGTGATGGCAAAAAAACAATATGAGCAACTTGTAAGAATGTCATTTATAAATCTCTTTGACAAAAAAGCAACTTCAGCCCATAAGGTCGAAATAAACGAAGCACTTGAACAAGCACTCAACACACCTGTACAAGGGTATATTGCCGCAAATTCTGGAATGAAAGATAGACAAGACAGTTCTGAGTTTTGGAAAACAACCTCTATAACAACTGGAATGATTTTAGGAAAGTCGGATATGCTAATAGATGCTCATTTACAAGAGCAGCGTTACAAAAGGTCTACAAATTTCTTCAGTATCATAGAAAGTGGTCACATGTCACACATTACAAATACTACAGCAACTCTAGATACCATGCTTCATTTTCTATCCTCATAA
- the brnQ gene encoding branched-chain amino acid transport system II carrier protein, with product MRMTKQTFITAFALFSLFFGAGNLILPSFLGFNAGSSWLFVLAGFLISAVVIPILAIYGHARLQGTLIDFAKKVSPLFALLYTIVVYAISIALPGPRTASVTYEMAIAPYFDISSWLWSTIYFGLVLIFVLNRSKMMDLVGKYLTPAILIILALVIGIGIFGEYEPMRASIFDSTLTSGILEGYQTFDAIGGVVVGGVIVISLGFKKGSSGAKQRLLTRAGIIAGIGLLLIYGGLIYLGALRSGGIEMTDRTALLTLLSTDTLGVIGTKVLAVLVGLACFTTAVGIVTGTADFVKGILGDSQVAYTITAILGAILGVVMGQLDVNSIIIVAVPALMFIYPITIVLILLNAMPRRWTSPVVFKAVVIATILFSAPDFWASVGFGDQMKVVQEMIPLGTVSLGWLLPAIVTYVVASAITLSRKRTT from the coding sequence ATGAGAATGACCAAACAAACATTTATCACAGCTTTTGCTTTATTCTCCCTTTTTTTTGGCGCGGGTAATTTAATCCTGCCATCTTTTTTAGGTTTTAATGCGGGTAGCTCTTGGTTATTTGTATTAGCAGGGTTTCTTATTTCTGCCGTGGTTATACCTATTCTCGCGATTTATGGTCATGCGAGATTGCAAGGGACTTTGATTGATTTTGCAAAAAAAGTTTCACCACTTTTCGCACTTCTATATACAATTGTTGTTTATGCTATTTCTATAGCATTACCTGGCCCACGAACAGCTTCTGTTACTTATGAAATGGCAATAGCTCCATATTTTGATATTTCTAGTTGGCTGTGGAGTACGATATACTTTGGGCTAGTCTTGATATTTGTACTCAACAGGTCTAAAATGATGGACCTTGTGGGTAAGTATCTCACTCCTGCGATTCTCATTATTTTGGCATTGGTGATTGGTATTGGCATATTCGGAGAGTATGAGCCTATGCGTGCATCCATTTTCGATAGTACACTCACTAGCGGAATCTTAGAGGGTTATCAAACCTTTGATGCCATTGGAGGAGTCGTGGTAGGCGGTGTTATTGTAATATCTCTTGGTTTTAAAAAGGGCTCCAGTGGTGCAAAGCAACGTTTATTAACTAGAGCGGGAATCATCGCAGGTATAGGATTATTACTAATTTATGGAGGACTTATCTATCTGGGAGCATTGAGAAGTGGAGGTATAGAGATGACAGATCGCACGGCACTTCTCACACTTTTGAGTACAGATACATTAGGGGTTATAGGTACTAAGGTACTTGCTGTATTGGTTGGTTTGGCTTGTTTTACTACAGCTGTGGGAATTGTAACAGGGACCGCAGATTTTGTTAAAGGTATCTTAGGTGATTCACAAGTAGCTTATACTATCACAGCAATTCTAGGAGCTATACTTGGGGTGGTGATGGGACAACTAGATGTAAATTCTATCATTATAGTGGCTGTGCCAGCACTCATGTTTATCTACCCAATCACCATTGTGTTAATATTACTTAACGCAATGCCTAGAAGGTGGACATCTCCAGTAGTGTTCAAAGCAGTAGTGATTGCTACCATACTATTTAGCGCACCAGACTTTTGGGCCTCTGTGGGCTTTGGTGATCAGATGAAAGTGGTGCAAGAAATGATTCCGCTAGGTACTGTAAGTTTGGGCTGGTTATTACCTGCTATTGTGACGTATGTAGTGGCGAGTGCTATTACGCTTTCGCGAAAGCGTACCACCTAA
- a CDS encoding aspartate kinase, which yields MQVLKFGGTSVGSIENMIAVRHIIDTPTPKIVVLSAMSGTTNALVQIANAARASNIMEASELRSSLQSRYDDVVEQLITDKRLKPLVIGYVDEIFAEIERLSSEDFSDQKAEAIVAQGELLSTFIFCHFLEQEGLKAVLLPALEFMRIDKEHEPDQFYIAQNLRRVIDQVDDSVVYITQGFICRNYYGQISNLQRGGSDYTATIIGAAIQASEVQIWTDIDGFHNNDPREVEKTKAIGALSYDEAAELAYFGAKILHPQTVQPLREDRIPLRLKNTMEPDAPGTVITHKSEGEGIKAIAAKDGITALKIKSSKMLLAHGFLSKVFAIFQRYETSIDMITTSEIAVSLTIDDTTHLDAIQAELLQFAQVVVDKNQTIICLVGNEVNRHADTHKLFQVLQDVQVRMISYGGSDHNISLLVATEDKRSALELLQCYVFSLPVA from the coding sequence ATGCAAGTTTTAAAATTTGGGGGTACCTCCGTTGGTTCTATTGAAAATATGATCGCTGTAAGACATATTATTGATACGCCAACTCCTAAAATAGTAGTGCTTTCTGCAATGTCTGGTACTACAAATGCTTTAGTCCAAATCGCAAATGCCGCAAGAGCATCAAATATTATGGAGGCAAGTGAGCTACGCAGCAGCCTGCAATCAAGGTATGATGATGTAGTGGAGCAGTTAATTACAGATAAAAGGCTAAAGCCTCTTGTAATAGGATATGTAGACGAAATATTTGCAGAGATAGAGCGACTTTCATCAGAAGACTTTAGTGATCAAAAAGCTGAGGCAATTGTAGCGCAAGGAGAATTACTTTCTACTTTTATTTTTTGTCATTTTCTAGAGCAAGAAGGACTTAAAGCTGTCTTGTTGCCAGCGTTAGAATTCATGCGAATTGATAAAGAGCATGAGCCAGATCAATTTTATATCGCACAGAATTTACGCCGAGTGATTGATCAAGTTGATGATAGCGTTGTATATATTACTCAAGGTTTTATATGTCGCAATTATTACGGTCAGATTTCAAACTTGCAACGTGGAGGAAGTGATTATACAGCAACTATTATAGGAGCTGCAATACAGGCAAGTGAGGTTCAAATCTGGACAGATATAGATGGCTTTCATAATAACGACCCTAGGGAAGTTGAGAAAACAAAAGCTATAGGTGCACTCTCTTATGATGAGGCGGCAGAGTTGGCCTATTTTGGAGCCAAAATCTTGCACCCGCAGACAGTGCAGCCATTACGAGAAGATCGCATACCATTGAGACTTAAAAACACGATGGAGCCAGATGCCCCAGGTACAGTAATAACCCATAAATCTGAAGGTGAGGGAATAAAAGCAATCGCTGCCAAAGATGGAATTACAGCACTCAAAATAAAATCAAGCAAGATGTTACTTGCGCACGGATTTTTAAGTAAAGTGTTTGCAATCTTCCAGCGCTATGAGACATCTATAGATATGATTACCACTTCAGAAATTGCGGTGTCACTCACGATTGATGATACTACGCATCTTGATGCCATACAAGCAGAGTTGTTACAATTTGCACAAGTGGTGGTAGATAAAAATCAGACTATTATCTGTCTCGTAGGTAATGAGGTAAACCGCCATGCAGATACACATAAGTTATTTCAAGTACTCCAAGATGTGCAGGTGCGCATGATTTCTTACGGAGGAAGTGATCATAATATATCATTGCTAGTTGCAACAGAAGATAAGCGTAGTGCTCTAGAACTTTTACAGTGTTATGTATTTTCTCTTCCCGTAGCGTAG